From Pseudodesulfovibrio nedwellii:
ACCCCAGCGGAATACCCTGAGCCATAAATGCCATAAGCAATGTCACATATCCACCGGAATAGGCGAGCAGCAACGTGGTGGTCATGGTGCCGACAACAGCCCGCCCCACGCGGATACCAGACCAAACAGCCTCCACCCTCGAAATCCCGGGTTTCTTGGACACGACCTCCCCCATGGAGGCGGCCACATCCATAGCAAGGTCCATGACCGCACCACTTGAAGCCAAAAACACTCCGGCCATAAAAATACGTGTCAGGTCCAAATGACCGTACCCCGCATACAGCAGGGTTTCGGCAAAAGGCATCACGGCCCCGTGCACATGAAATTTACTCGTAAAATAGGCAGCCAACGCACAACTGGAAATCACGCCAAGAAGCGTCCCGATAAACGCGGTCAATCCTGTACGGTTGAGACCCGCTACCATAAAAATGATCACGCCACTGAGCAGGGCTACTACGCACAGAGCGAGCCAAACCGGATCAGTTCCCTTGAGCAAAAGCGGCACGAGTACTTTCCAGATGGTCATGCCGGTAAAGATAAATGAAAGCAGTGCCTTCAGGCCTGTCATTCCGCCAAAAAGTATCAATAATCCGGCAAACAAGCCAAGCAGGAGCAATTCCAGACCCAATCGATAATGTGCTTGCGGATTGACAAAGATGACTTCGCCGTCCTCGCCAATGGTCAGAACGACATAGGCAGTGTCACCGACCCGAAAGTCCTTGTCTCGATCCATCTGACCGAGAAGCTGATTCAACCCGTCAAACTCCTGTCCTGAATAAGGACCGTCGAGCATACGCAAAGTCACGCTCTGCTCGCCTGTACGGATCATGCCAAGTTCCTGAATATTTTCGTTGTCCACGCCCACCACTTCGGCAGTGCAGCGAACAGCATCCTCATCCTTGTTTTTCTCAAAACCCGTCGGGACAAAATACAAGGCCGTGGCAAGGATGGTAAAAATGCCGATGAGTAACCAATCACGAGATTTTTTGCTGGGAGAATACATGCTTTCCTTGAAAAAAACGGGCGGACCGAACGTGTCGATCCACCCGTAAATGTCGAGAGTTTGATCTAGTTGGCAGCCATCTGCATCTTGCCGGAATTCACATACTGCGGCTTGGCCTTCAGGCCCATGAGAGACATGATCTTAGTGGCGATATCAACGTTGTCATAGCTGCCATTAAAGGAAGCGGAACCAACGCCGATGGCAGAAGTGGAAACCGGCACGCCCGTGTGCTTGTAAGAAGTCCAGCCAAGGCCGGCTTTCTGGTTGAGCACATGGGTGATAGCTACTGCAATAGGCTCATATTCGCCGTACATGATGTATTCCGAACCACTGGCCTTTTCCTTGCCTGCCATTGAACGATCAAAGGCAGTCTTGATCTCGGCAATCTGAAAATCTGCCAAAGCCAAAGCGTCCTTCTTGGGATCGCCGGAAAACTTCAGGCCGAAGTTTTTGGTGATGACAGGCTTCATGGCTTCGAAGTTACCACCCTTCTTTTTGAAATCGGCAAAGATTTCGTCTGTGAATTTCTGGAAGGAGACTTTCTGCTGACCCAGAATTTCAAAATGGGAACCATACTTGGTTCCGGCAAAGCCAAGGGTCAGCCCGCCGCACTCGTGGTCACCGGTCACAACAATCAAAGTGTCTTTCGGGTGTTTTTTATAGAAAGCCAGTGCCTTTTGTACGGATTCGTCAAAGGAGATGGTGTTCAAAATGGACGCGGTGGCGTCGTTTGCATGACACGCCCAGTCGATTTTTCCACCTTCAACCATCAGGAAAAAGCCCTTGTCATTGTCGAGCATTTCAATGGCCTTGGACGTAAACTCAGGCAGGGTGATATCCTTCTCGGTCATATCCATGACATAGGGAAGCGCTTTGCCATCCTGCAGCCATTCGTTCCAAGCCAGAATTTTCCCGTCACCGGGCTTGATGGCCATGAAGTCTTTCTTGTTATTAATGATGGTGTACCCATTGTCTTTGGCAATCTTGAGGGCATCACCCTGCGGAGCCTTGGACTTCTTCCCTGCGGGGTCTTTCAAACCACCACCGGCAAAGAAATCGAAACCGGACTTGGCAAGGGCCACATCGATTTCATGATACATTTTGCGGGTCTTAACGTGAGCATAGAAAGCAGCCGGGGTAGCGTGATCAATGGACACGGAAGAAACGATGCCGACCTTCTTGCCCTGCTCCTTGGCCATTTCAGCAATGGTCTTGACCGGCTTAAAATCCGGGTCCACGCCAATATAGTTGATGTTGGTTTTGATACCGGAAGCCAAAGACGTGGCCGATGCAGCGGAACCGGTAATGAAACGATTGGCAGCAAAAGTCGTGGTGATGCCCTGCGCAGGCATGGCATCAATAGCCAGCTTTTTACCAGTATAGGCAGCAGTCGCGGCACGTTGAGGCAACCCCATGCCGTCACCGACAAAGAGAAATACGTATTTAGCTGTTTTTGCTTTTGCATCGGCAGACTTGACTTGTCCACCAACCATGAACGTGACGGCCAAAATGAGCACCAGTGCACATTTTGCAAAACTTTTTCCCATAATAATCATTGTTCGACCTCCTCAGGACGCAGTGTTTTTATGTTGGATTCATAACTACCCCCAAAAAGTTACGAATCCGTGTTGCATTGAGGAGGAACTGTCACCGAGGAATGGCAAGTCTGTGACAAATAACTATGGAACAACCTTGATTATCATTCTTTAAAACCACAAAAAAAAGACCACCCAAAGGTGGTCATCATAAATGTATCATCAAACTAAAAACGTCTTTACTTCTCTCGTCCAAACTCCCCCCCCCCCGACGCCATGAGGCTTGGGAGAGTGGTGTAGATGCGAGGTGGAAGGGGGCGTGGTTGCCACAACCCCCAGCACGGCGAGGACAACCATAACGCTTCCAACTGCGCAAATGGTTGTTATCGCGAATTTTAAAAAGGTATCCCCGATGCCGTGAGGCTTGGGAGAGTGGGGCAGATGTGCATTTTCTCGGGCGCAGTTTAACCGGAGGCGTAGCCTAGCTACGGTGAGGATTAAACAAAGCCCGAAAAATGTGCAGATGGCCCGCTATCGCAAGCCGAGTAACAAAGCATTACGCCATGAAGTCGCGTGCCCAACGAACGAGATTGATGGCGATCAGGAGCGCTCCTTCCCAACGGGAAACCCGCCAGCCGGTGCGCAACAAAATCAAGACCAATCCAACCATGCCCACCAGCACGATAAGGCCACTGGATGCCTCTGGAGAAACAGGCAACGGCTTGAGTAGGCAAGTCAGGCCAAGCACTCCGGCAAAGTTAAAAAAATCGGACCCAATGAGATTACCAAGCAGCATCTCATTCTTGCCTTTGACTGAGGCGGCAAGACAGGTGACAAGCTCAGGCAGACTGGTTCCGGCGGCGACAATGGTCACCCCGATAACCCAGGAAGAGACACCAAGCGTTGTGGCAATGGATGTGGCCGCAGACACCATGAGATGGCCGCCCATAGCGATGGCCGCGAACCCGCCGATAAGCAACACATAATCCAGCCATTTCACAGTCCGGTCCTTGAGCTCTTCCAACTCATCTTCACCCGGAGATTCGCGATTCATGCCAAGATAAACAAGATAGCTGATGAGCAAAGCCATCAACCCGGCGCCAAACCAACGTCCAAGCTCGCCCACAAATGACACGGCGAGAATGCCTGCGGTGGTCAAAAACAACAGTAGGCCATCGCGATAGACAACGGTCCTGTTGGATACCAACGGCTTTATCATGGCCATAAGACCGAGGATAAAACCAAGATTAAAAATATTGGACCCCACCACATTGGACAGGGAAATGTCGTTGTGCCCACGGAAAGCGGCATTCATGGTCACGAGAAATTCCGGCGCCGAAGTACCGAGTGCGACAATTGTCAGTCCGATAACCAGTTCGGACACGTTGTATTTACGGGCGATAAGGGCGGCCGAAGTCACGATCCAGTTGGCGCCAAACCAGAGTAGAACTGCGGCAGCGCAAAAGGTGATGATGTCTATAGTCATTAAATATATATATGCTATGCGAATGAATGGAGCAAGCTAGGCTTCGGAATCAGCCTGTGACTTTTTCCATTCCTTCACGATTTCGGGCTTGGGTTCGGCCCACTCAAAAACATTTTCGCGGGTCGGGGCAATCTTCACACTTTCAAAGGATGTTCCACGTTTGACCGTAACACCGATCTTTTCACCTGTAGCTTCAAAATGCTTCCGGGCCTTACCGGAATAGGAAGCCATAAGCGCGGCCGCATCATGCACAGCCTCCGTACTCCAATCTCCTGCCACAGGACGACCTACAGCAAGCGGACCTGGAAAATTTTCCACTTTAAACACATAGTCAGCAGGCTCAATACAAGATTCGATCTGCAAATTGTCTTCTGCAGTGCGGCCAAAAGTCAACCAATGGGTTCCGGCCCAATACTGACGACCAGCACGGGCCAGAGAGAAATCAGTGGCAGACGGACGCTCACGGTGCATGAACAATTTGACGAACCGGCCGGCCCCGGAAGCCTCGGTCAAACAACACCCGCCACCGGGGGTGGGAATTTCGGTAAATCCATACTGTTCGGCCAAAGCATACTGCGGCTTGCGACCACGCCCGGACCAGTCAAGGAGACGTTCACGGTCTACCAGACCAGACTCTTCCATAGGGGTAGGATTCAGATTCTTCGCGCTCAAAGGCCGAAGCAAAACGTCCCGGACATGCGCCCGTTTAGTGATGAGATTGAGGGCATCTGCCCGCTGACTCATAGGCCGCTGGCCCACCACCTCACCGGAAATAAGAAATTTAGCCTCATATTCAGGCAACAGCTTCACAGCGTGTGAAAGCATGGTAATTTTACAATCAATACACGGATTGAGCCACTTGCCGTACCCCTGAGAAGGACCATCCAGCATCATGTTTACATAGTGTTGCCGGATATCGACTTCCACGGCATCGATACCGTAGTGTTCTTTCCAAAAAGGAATCAATTCCGGTTTGCCAAAAAAAGGTGTGACAAAGTGCAAACCGAGCACTGTCAAACCCTGGTCCATCACGGTCCGTATAGCCAGAATCGAATCCAGGCCACCGGACAACAACGCAAGCGCGTCATAGTGTTTATTCATATCCGCCATGGAAGCGACCACTATGTTAGATCGGTGACAAGGGCAAGAATTTTACGATCCCCTACTCGCCACACCTTTTCGTTCAAGAAAACACAAAACGATCAACCTTCTCATATCATCCCGATTTAACGCAGCAAGTAACTATTAACGCACCCCTTTTTTACCATATATATGATTGTTGCCCACCACACGCGTATCTGGTATTTGAACATGTTGCTCAATTGTTGCCGCCTGAAAATCCCGGAGGATAAATATATGGCTCGAAAAGCCGTTGATCCTGATGTCCTGCGCAAAGAGGCGCTCGGCACTGCTCTGACTACCATTGAACGCAAGTTCGGCAAAGGTTCGATCATGCGTATGGACGGCGAAGCGTCCCACTCCATCCCTGCCATCCCGACCGGCTCCATCGGCCTGGATATAGCGCTGGGTATTGGTGGCGTACCACGCGGTCGCGTTATAGAAATTTACGGCCCGGAATCATCGGGTAAAACCACACTGGCTCTGCATATTATTGCTCAAGCCCAAAAAGCCGGTGGTAATGCCGCGTTTATTGACGCCGAGCATGCCCTCGATCCCGGCTATGCGAAACGACTGGGAGTCCTGACAGACGATCTACTCATTTCCCAGCCCGACTACGGCGAACAGGCTCTTGAAATCGCAGACTTGCTCGTCCGTTCCAGCGCAATTGACGTCGTGGTTATCGACTCCGTTGCCGCACTCATTCCCCAGGCCGAACTCGAAGGGCAGATGGGTGAGACACAGGTCGGCGGTCAGGCACGGCTCATGTCCCACGCGCTCAGAAAGTTGACCGGCACCATTCACAAATCCAACTGTGTGGTCATCTTCATCAACCAGATTCGCATGAAGATCGGCATGACCGGCTACGGCAACCCGGAGACGACTTCCGGCGGCAACGCACTCAAATTCTACGCCTCCTGCCGTCTCGACATCCGCCGCATCCAGACCCTGAAGGACAAGGACGAGGCGTATGGCATCCGCGCCCGCATCAAGGTCGTCAAAAACAAGGTCGCCCCGCCCTTCCGTCAGGCTTTGGTAGACGTCTTGTACGGCCAGGGTATCAGCCGTACGGGCGAACTTATCGACATGGGCGTGGAGCACGGCATCATCGAAAAATCCGGCTCCTGGTTCGCCTATGGTTCTGAGAAACTCGGCCAGGGCAAAGAAAACGTTCGTCAATTGTTAGAAGACAATCCTGACATGGCCGCATCCATTGAAGAGAAACTGATGACTCATCTCGGGTACCGAGACGAAGTCGAAGAAGCCGGAGACGCCGGCAAATAAAATGTTTTTAGCCCAGATAAAACGCCTCGGGTCCGTGTCTCGAGGCGTTTTTAACTGGAAATCATTTTTTG
This genomic window contains:
- a CDS encoding YibE/F family protein codes for the protein MYSPSKKSRDWLLIGIFTILATALYFVPTGFEKNKDEDAVRCTAEVVGVDNENIQELGMIRTGEQSVTLRMLDGPYSGQEFDGLNQLLGQMDRDKDFRVGDTAYVVLTIGEDGEVIFVNPQAHYRLGLELLLLGLFAGLLILFGGMTGLKALLSFIFTGMTIWKVLVPLLLKGTDPVWLALCVVALLSGVIIFMVAGLNRTGLTAFIGTLLGVISSCALAAYFTSKFHVHGAVMPFAETLLYAGYGHLDLTRIFMAGVFLASSGAVMDLAMDVAASMGEVVSKKPGISRVEAVWSGIRVGRAVVGTMTTTLLLAYSGGYVTLLMAFMAQGIPLGSTFNFVYVAAEVLKTLVGSFGLVTVAPFTAVVGGMLLVGKEDRGGLNH
- a CDS encoding alkaline phosphatase, whose product is MIIMGKSFAKCALVLILAVTFMVGGQVKSADAKAKTAKYVFLFVGDGMGLPQRAATAAYTGKKLAIDAMPAQGITTTFAANRFITGSAASATSLASGIKTNINYIGVDPDFKPVKTIAEMAKEQGKKVGIVSSVSIDHATPAAFYAHVKTRKMYHEIDVALAKSGFDFFAGGGLKDPAGKKSKAPQGDALKIAKDNGYTIINNKKDFMAIKPGDGKILAWNEWLQDGKALPYVMDMTEKDITLPEFTSKAIEMLDNDKGFFLMVEGGKIDWACHANDATASILNTISFDESVQKALAFYKKHPKDTLIVVTGDHECGGLTLGFAGTKYGSHFEILGQQKVSFQKFTDEIFADFKKKGGNFEAMKPVITKNFGLKFSGDPKKDALALADFQIAEIKTAFDRSMAGKEKASGSEYIMYGEYEPIAVAITHVLNQKAGLGWTSYKHTGVPVSTSAIGVGSASFNGSYDNVDIATKIMSLMGLKAKPQYVNSGKMQMAAN
- a CDS encoding calcium/sodium antiporter, which translates into the protein MTIDIITFCAAAVLLWFGANWIVTSAALIARKYNVSELVIGLTIVALGTSAPEFLVTMNAAFRGHNDISLSNVVGSNIFNLGFILGLMAMIKPLVSNRTVVYRDGLLLFLTTAGILAVSFVGELGRWFGAGLMALLISYLVYLGMNRESPGEDELEELKDRTVKWLDYVLLIGGFAAIAMGGHLMVSAATSIATTLGVSSWVIGVTIVAAGTSLPELVTCLAASVKGKNEMLLGNLIGSDFFNFAGVLGLTCLLKPLPVSPEASSGLIVLVGMVGLVLILLRTGWRVSRWEGALLIAINLVRWARDFMA
- a CDS encoding tRNA(5-methylaminomethyl-2-thiouridylate) methyltransferase; its protein translation is MNKHYDALALLSGGLDSILAIRTVMDQGLTVLGLHFVTPFFGKPELIPFWKEHYGIDAVEVDIRQHYVNMMLDGPSQGYGKWLNPCIDCKITMLSHAVKLLPEYEAKFLISGEVVGQRPMSQRADALNLITKRAHVRDVLLRPLSAKNLNPTPMEESGLVDRERLLDWSGRGRKPQYALAEQYGFTEIPTPGGGCCLTEASGAGRFVKLFMHRERPSATDFSLARAGRQYWAGTHWLTFGRTAEDNLQIESCIEPADYVFKVENFPGPLAVGRPVAGDWSTEAVHDAAALMASYSGKARKHFEATGEKIGVTVKRGTSFESVKIAPTRENVFEWAEPKPEIVKEWKKSQADSEA
- the recA gene encoding recombinase RecA, with the protein product MARKAVDPDVLRKEALGTALTTIERKFGKGSIMRMDGEASHSIPAIPTGSIGLDIALGIGGVPRGRVIEIYGPESSGKTTLALHIIAQAQKAGGNAAFIDAEHALDPGYAKRLGVLTDDLLISQPDYGEQALEIADLLVRSSAIDVVVIDSVAALIPQAELEGQMGETQVGGQARLMSHALRKLTGTIHKSNCVVIFINQIRMKIGMTGYGNPETTSGGNALKFYASCRLDIRRIQTLKDKDEAYGIRARIKVVKNKVAPPFRQALVDVLYGQGISRTGELIDMGVEHGIIEKSGSWFAYGSEKLGQGKENVRQLLEDNPDMAASIEEKLMTHLGYRDEVEEAGDAGK